One part of the Parabacteroides distasonis ATCC 8503 genome encodes these proteins:
- a CDS encoding tyrosine-type recombinase/integrase has protein sequence MSKRKNNRLGKAGITFYTYATERIREKRLAGKHNTADLYRTTRNWICAFLGRRNLLFPEITPGLISRFVAYLQSAGLRVNTVNTYLSNFRSIYNQACRDGLLPACVVSPFAYLNLKRERAGSRALGNESLREIVTLKSEEPDLACVIDYCTFAYLSCGMPFADMARLTTANLYGEEIVYRRKKTGTLIRVGITAGMRRLINKYADASSPYLFPILSPGREVGHEEYKAILRSYNNSLKKIGRALSRPIHLTSYVFRHTWATNALRKQVPLSIISQALGHTSEKTTRFYLASLEQSELNRANARVTEEVDLLLAAG, from the coding sequence ATGAGCAAGAGAAAGAATAACCGCTTGGGCAAGGCGGGCATAACATTTTATACCTATGCCACCGAACGCATCCGGGAGAAACGTTTAGCGGGGAAACATAACACCGCCGATTTATATAGGACGACCCGTAATTGGATCTGCGCCTTTCTGGGTAGGAGAAACCTTCTTTTCCCGGAGATAACCCCGGGCTTAATAAGCCGTTTTGTCGCTTATCTGCAATCCGCCGGCTTGCGAGTGAATACCGTGAATACATACCTCAGCAACTTTCGCTCGATTTATAACCAAGCTTGCCGGGATGGTCTGTTGCCGGCTTGCGTCGTATCGCCTTTCGCATACTTGAACTTGAAGCGGGAAAGAGCCGGATCTAGGGCGTTGGGAAACGAGTCGCTCCGGGAGATCGTGACCTTGAAGTCTGAGGAGCCGGATTTGGCGTGCGTGATCGACTATTGTACGTTCGCCTATTTATCTTGCGGCATGCCTTTCGCGGATATGGCTCGCTTGACTACGGCGAACCTGTATGGCGAGGAGATCGTATATCGGCGTAAGAAGACGGGGACCTTAATCCGTGTCGGGATAACAGCGGGGATGCGGCGGTTGATTAATAAGTATGCGGACGCTTCTTCCCCGTACCTTTTCCCTATTTTATCTCCGGGTAGAGAGGTAGGGCATGAGGAATACAAGGCGATACTGCGTTCGTATAATAACTCGTTGAAGAAGATCGGTCGTGCGCTATCTCGTCCCATTCATCTGACCTCGTATGTTTTCCGCCATACATGGGCAACGAACGCCTTGCGGAAACAAGTCCCTTTATCGATCATTAGCCAAGCGTTGGGGCATACCTCGGAAAAAACAACACGTTTTTATCTGGCCTCTTTGGAACAGTCGGAATTGAATCGTGCGAACGCTAGGGTGACGGAAGAGGTGGATTTGCTTTTGGCGGCTGGGTGA
- a CDS encoding DNA-binding domain-containing protein, whose translation MAEEKTILTVDLYDNVLTEKTGDFTGKIRITGTTRTSDISNRIVKKRTEYRPETITNILDLSYDEMIEALAQGRCVVNKFGQWLLTINGSFDGKKSDFRSTENKITVMFTPSATLLKALENIYVNADVATVGPMIENLTDSTTKEKNLHITPNAPAIIFGSTLLIKGDDPSVGVYFTKDEEGATPTKVSLIVRNTKSEIIIQIPQLAEGQYWLSVTTQAGANYGLVKDPRTYKFPILLTVGAGGGGDSESPDEI comes from the coding sequence ATGGCAGAAGAAAAGACCATCTTGACCGTAGATCTGTACGACAACGTATTAACCGAGAAAACCGGCGATTTCACCGGAAAGATCCGCATTACCGGAACCACGCGAACCTCAGACATCTCGAACCGCATCGTGAAGAAACGCACCGAGTACCGCCCGGAGACGATCACCAACATCCTCGACCTCTCCTACGACGAGATGATCGAGGCCCTCGCCCAAGGCCGTTGCGTGGTGAACAAGTTCGGGCAATGGCTGCTCACTATCAACGGCTCGTTCGACGGAAAGAAATCAGACTTCCGCTCTACGGAGAATAAGATCACCGTAATGTTCACCCCCAGCGCCACCCTCCTGAAGGCGCTAGAAAACATCTACGTGAACGCCGACGTAGCCACTGTGGGCCCGATGATCGAGAACCTCACGGATTCTACCACGAAGGAGAAGAACCTCCATATCACTCCGAACGCCCCGGCTATCATCTTCGGCAGCACGCTGCTTATCAAGGGGGATGATCCATCTGTAGGCGTCTACTTCACCAAGGATGAGGAGGGCGCCACGCCAACAAAAGTCTCCCTTATCGTACGTAACACCAAGAGCGAGATAATTATCCAGATCCCGCAACTCGCCGAGGGGCAGTACTGGCTGAGCGTCACTACGCAGGCGGGGGCGAATTACGGCTTGGTGAAGGATCCCCGTACCTATAAGTTCCCCATCCTCCTGACGGTAGGTGCCGGAGGCGGAGGCGATAGCGAAAGCCCGGACGAGATCTGA
- a CDS encoding leucine-rich repeat protein yields the protein MKTNLLRIGLRLSLVVIALLCGVHLAWGQENTKVMHKIYTNTYGNVTIDCPSEVEDGGSFAFKIATSTGAYRLGISQAGKNFRDFSWDDSQNANVAKNITGTILINVVEHTEIMIGEERYMLEKCSAMLPPSQTQPTSSSIVLKSVVTAKGKHYSLNGYEGAYNTYANITSITLPNDKFYIFPDAFSIQAGLTEIHAKAIDPKNYHIIEGAFGEKDLSGITLYVPAGSKADYAASAPWNQFKEILEEPLPKKYPVYVVGYGVASTDAPDSIARGQSLTVNITLEPGFKSFEPSVITIPGEEVNKDVVIQVSTYTENVLSGISYSMSTTQENAFCHGFLDAPQKEVTIPEVVTVGSNSYKVEYIVADAFKNQTSLEKLTLEGNTGIARRAFSGCTALKEIHCISPEPINIYYEDAFEGVDKDACVIFVPAGASGAYKATDGWKDFKNIREEGTYSITRTGFEGVAYYGPDLVVDGSRLEARLTPESGYVLGIGDITVTMGGKKLDPMSKEFFYGTFGKDTLTIETVTGDVTITAKARKISGDPFVLGDLTYRITRDAAVEVAGVKEDAYTKGRSYVIPSSLEYEGNNYAVTGIGPKAFSGRIMESITIPSSVEEVGTESFLDAQADDIHIQRSTPLSTVNGSFNILDKNKCRIYVPKGALAAYHTATWDWLGFPYILEEGDKYFDVDFELTGLTVKPFQPEIAISGRSVSFILVPDSGSFLPDSIEVWYPTGLEPCEYDAKTGKVTIATVKGNLTIKAKAIGALLPDKDTDITIGKDSTYTDGSTTGSKFNGVIGNDEELTRVKSLKIDTEDGKVTGITFKSLIVGSGSSTSQSVTVAETSNIEITLDGNNNLGKVLNQGSTRLLPGENTLLDALVENEGIFIDETGLLDAVTGPAGLTIAQRPEKAPRIEMGSSTLLKVEASAEEEANLSYIWEKFDSENNNWKQVKPEVQRTKALSSLRSDVLSTNEDAQLEVSEAGKYRCLVSNTVNAVNSTLTAYSEVSIASSTPDPTVTFSVTLPSVEGAALSPLAGTYSVEAGGSFSFSLTLDTDYDQSTPMVKVGDKLIEPTSDGKYEIKNINSDITISITGIVKNTTVGNAEVESNALKIWGSNGVLHIQSAHVSTAYIMTFGGQLYKAITLPIGETMITIPQGSYIIRIENQSYKIRF from the coding sequence ATGAAAACAAATTTACTACGAATCGGTTTACGGCTGTCACTGGTGGTGATAGCCCTTTTGTGTGGTGTGCATCTTGCTTGGGGGCAGGAAAATACGAAAGTGATGCACAAGATATATACTAATACTTATGGTAATGTCACGATTGATTGTCCGTCAGAGGTTGAGGATGGAGGTAGTTTTGCTTTTAAAATAGCAACATCAACAGGTGCTTATCGTCTTGGTATATCACAAGCAGGGAAGAATTTTAGGGATTTCTCATGGGATGATTCCCAAAATGCTAATGTGGCGAAGAATATTACTGGAACGATCTTAATTAATGTTGTTGAGCATACGGAAATAATGATTGGAGAGGAGAGGTATATGCTTGAGAAATGCAGCGCTATGCTTCCTCCTTCACAAACTCAACCGACTTCATCAAGCATAGTATTAAAGAGCGTGGTAACCGCAAAAGGAAAGCACTATAGTTTGAATGGTTATGAGGGTGCCTACAATACATATGCTAATATAACATCAATAACATTGCCGAATGACAAGTTTTATATTTTTCCTGATGCGTTTTCCATACAGGCTGGTTTGACTGAGATTCATGCGAAAGCTATAGACCCCAAAAATTACCATATAATAGAGGGCGCTTTCGGAGAGAAAGATTTGAGTGGAATCACGCTTTACGTACCGGCTGGCAGTAAGGCTGATTATGCCGCCAGTGCCCCTTGGAATCAGTTTAAGGAAATTTTGGAGGAGCCGCTTCCCAAGAAATATCCGGTTTATGTTGTGGGTTATGGAGTAGCGTCTACTGATGCGCCGGATTCAATAGCTCGCGGGCAATCCTTGACCGTGAATATTACGCTGGAACCCGGATTTAAATCTTTTGAACCTAGCGTAATAACTATCCCGGGTGAGGAAGTGAATAAAGATGTCGTTATACAAGTCTCTACTTATACGGAAAATGTGTTGTCTGGAATTTCTTATAGCATGAGTACTACTCAAGAAAACGCATTTTGTCATGGCTTCCTAGATGCTCCCCAGAAAGAAGTGACCATACCGGAAGTGGTGACTGTCGGCTCTAATTCTTATAAGGTAGAATATATCGTGGCTGATGCGTTTAAAAATCAAACCTCACTCGAAAAGCTTACTCTAGAAGGAAACACTGGTATTGCTCGGAGAGCATTCTCTGGGTGTACCGCCTTAAAAGAGATTCATTGTATAAGTCCTGAACCCATAAATATTTATTATGAGGACGCTTTTGAAGGAGTGGATAAGGACGCATGTGTCATCTTTGTACCTGCCGGGGCTTCCGGTGCCTACAAAGCCACCGATGGCTGGAAGGACTTTAAGAACATAAGGGAGGAGGGCACATACTCCATCACCCGTACCGGATTTGAGGGAGTCGCTTATTATGGCCCCGACTTGGTGGTTGATGGCTCCCGACTGGAAGCGAGACTCACGCCCGAGAGTGGCTATGTATTAGGCATAGGAGACATCACCGTCACCATGGGAGGCAAGAAACTGGATCCTATGTCGAAGGAATTCTTCTATGGTACATTCGGTAAGGATACCTTGACTATAGAAACCGTTACCGGCGACGTGACGATCACTGCGAAGGCTAGGAAAATTAGTGGGGATCCTTTTGTCCTTGGTGACCTTACCTATCGGATTACTAGGGATGCGGCTGTCGAGGTTGCGGGTGTAAAAGAGGATGCCTATACGAAAGGTAGATCGTACGTAATCCCCTCTTCTTTGGAATATGAAGGGAATAATTATGCTGTTACCGGTATAGGGCCTAAGGCGTTCAGCGGTCGTATCATGGAATCCATAACGATCCCGAGTAGTGTGGAGGAAGTAGGAACAGAGAGTTTCCTTGACGCACAAGCTGACGATATTCACATTCAACGTTCTACGCCACTTTCAACCGTTAATGGCTCATTCAATATCTTGGATAAAAACAAATGTAGAATCTACGTGCCCAAAGGGGCCCTTGCCGCTTATCATACCGCTACTTGGGATTGGCTAGGTTTTCCTTATATCTTGGAAGAAGGTGATAAATATTTCGATGTGGACTTTGAGTTGACAGGACTTACCGTAAAGCCCTTCCAACCGGAAATAGCTATATCCGGGAGGTCCGTGTCTTTCATTTTAGTTCCGGATAGCGGTAGTTTTTTGCCGGACTCGATCGAGGTATGGTATCCTACAGGTCTGGAGCCTTGCGAGTATGACGCAAAAACGGGCAAGGTTACTATCGCTACGGTAAAAGGGAACTTGACTATCAAAGCCAAAGCGATAGGAGCCTTATTGCCAGATAAGGACACTGATATTACAATCGGAAAAGATTCTACCTATACGGACGGCAGTACGACAGGCAGTAAGTTCAATGGAGTCATCGGAAACGACGAGGAATTAACAAGAGTTAAATCCTTGAAAATAGATACTGAGGATGGAAAGGTTACCGGCATCACGTTTAAAAGCTTGATTGTTGGTTCCGGAAGTTCTACGTCACAGAGTGTTACCGTTGCCGAGACATCCAATATCGAGATCACGTTGGATGGCAATAATAACTTAGGGAAAGTATTGAACCAAGGAAGCACACGGTTACTACCCGGCGAAAATACCCTGTTGGATGCGTTGGTGGAAAATGAGGGTATCTTCATTGATGAAACCGGTCTGTTAGATGCCGTAACGGGGCCTGCTGGCCTTACTATTGCCCAACGACCGGAGAAAGCGCCTAGGATAGAGATGGGTTCCTCCACGCTTCTAAAAGTCGAAGCGTCGGCTGAGGAAGAGGCGAATCTTTCCTATATATGGGAGAAATTTGACAGCGAGAATAATAACTGGAAGCAAGTGAAGCCGGAAGTACAGCGGACGAAGGCTCTCTCCTCTCTTCGTTCGGATGTCTTAAGTACGAATGAAGATGCGCAACTGGAGGTCTCCGAGGCCGGGAAGTATCGTTGTCTTGTCTCGAATACGGTAAATGCTGTAAATTCTACTCTGACCGCTTATTCAGAGGTAAGCATTGCCTCTTCCACACCGGATCCAACAGTGACCTTTAGTGTGACCCTTCCATCCGTTGAAGGCGCCGCCTTGAGTCCTCTCGCTGGAACTTATTCCGTGGAAGCGGGCGGTAGCTTCTCGTTCTCCCTTACGCTCGATACGGACTACGATCAATCTACCCCTATGGTAAAGGTAGGAGATAAGCTGATCGAGCCGACCTCTGATGGCAAGTATGAGATCAAGAATATCAACTCTGATATAACAATATCTATTACCGGGATCGTAAAAAACACCACCGTAGGCAATGCGGAGGTAGAATCCAATGCCTTGAAAATTTGGGGATCAAACGGGGTATTGCATATCCAGTCCGCTCATGTGAGTACGGCTTATATAATGACATTCGGCGGTCAATTGTATAAGGCGATAACCTTACCAATTGGTGAGACGATGATAACCATCCCGCAAGGTTCCTATATCATCCGTATCGAAAACCAATCCTACAAGATCCGCTTCTAG
- a CDS encoding alpha-L-rhamnosidase, translated as MRNVNLFIMKCISIYFVTLLLLMSGCESGRRFILKDLRCENLENPVAIDNTHPHFSWKIETDGQTMRQAYFEIQVATDSSLLAQGKADLWNSGKVESSASVMVPYRGKELRSSVLAYWKVRVWDDKGESSDWSPINRFGIGLLDKAEWQGKYIGMPDEKNPMLRNKFELQDRDATLLLHVNSLGYHEIYLNGRKVSEDVLSPAVSQLNKRSLSVTYDLTPYAKQGINDLLLWLGRGWYRKATFNAVHDGPLVKLQLDEIQRNGATSTLLVTDSSWEGRGSMYGETGTGTWYPHQFGGECVDGRKALPDLTTATLDKLDWTPVLEVEVPGIEVSPQMCEPNRIQEIIRPKGIKQIGDSIWLVDMGKALNGWVELSFPKLPEGHRVRMEYTDWLNENEDFKPQEENGQYEDWYIGSGQGKEVFRNKFNHHAFQYIRISGLAKAPEEVTGYLIHTDYKDASSFECSDPDLNAIYAMIKYTFKNLAFSGYIVDCPHYERMGYGGDGNASCKSFQTLYEGSSVYMNWMQMWQDCIREDGGMPHCVPSPYPAGGGPYWCGFIITGSWQTYLNYGDSRLIERYYPVMRHWLRYVDAYTVDGLLKRWPDTDYRAWYLGDWLAPAGVDYTAQSSVDLVSNCFISDCLTTMEKIAKVLGKAEDAAKYKERRQRLNELIQKTFYDPEKKQYATGSQIDRIYPMLVGVTDEQHMPEVKEGLYRETLENCKGHIGSGLVGVTILTDWAIKDGEADFLYSMLKKRELPGYLYMIDQGASTTWEYWSGERSKVHNCFNGIGAWFCQAVGGILPDEDEPGYKHFFIKPQIPNGVTWARAARETPYGTARVSWTMENRSLSLDLEIPANSMATFIAPFNVSNCVLDGNNVEISAGSILLESGKHTLSLPAE; from the coding sequence ATGCGTAATGTCAATCTATTTATCATGAAATGTATATCTATCTACTTTGTGACCCTATTGTTACTGATGTCGGGCTGTGAATCCGGGCGGAGGTTCATCTTAAAAGATCTTCGTTGTGAGAACTTGGAGAATCCGGTTGCGATCGACAATACCCATCCCCATTTTAGCTGGAAAATCGAGACAGACGGGCAAACTATGCGGCAAGCGTATTTTGAGATACAAGTAGCCACGGATAGTTCCTTGCTGGCTCAAGGCAAAGCCGATCTATGGAATTCAGGTAAGGTGGAATCGTCCGCTTCCGTGATGGTCCCTTATCGAGGGAAAGAGTTGCGATCTAGTGTGCTGGCCTATTGGAAAGTCCGGGTATGGGACGATAAGGGGGAATCCTCGGATTGGAGTCCAATCAATCGCTTTGGGATCGGGCTTTTGGATAAAGCGGAATGGCAAGGGAAATATATAGGGATGCCGGATGAGAAGAATCCGATGTTAAGGAATAAGTTCGAGCTTCAAGACCGTGATGCCACATTACTCCTTCATGTAAACTCCTTAGGGTATCATGAGATCTATTTAAATGGGAGGAAGGTATCGGAAGATGTTCTCTCGCCTGCGGTATCTCAATTAAACAAAAGATCATTATCGGTGACGTACGATCTTACGCCGTACGCAAAGCAGGGAATAAACGACTTATTGCTCTGGTTGGGCCGTGGCTGGTACAGAAAAGCTACTTTTAATGCCGTTCATGATGGGCCGTTGGTTAAACTGCAATTGGACGAGATTCAAAGAAATGGCGCTACAAGTACGTTACTCGTTACAGATAGCTCTTGGGAAGGCCGGGGAAGTATGTATGGTGAGACCGGTACCGGTACTTGGTATCCCCATCAATTCGGGGGTGAATGTGTGGATGGGCGGAAGGCGTTGCCGGATTTGACAACGGCTACGCTTGACAAACTGGATTGGACGCCGGTATTGGAGGTGGAGGTACCCGGGATAGAGGTAAGTCCCCAAATGTGTGAGCCTAATCGAATACAAGAGATTATCCGTCCCAAAGGAATCAAACAAATAGGGGATAGTATTTGGCTCGTAGATATGGGAAAGGCGTTAAATGGTTGGGTTGAGCTGAGTTTCCCAAAATTACCGGAAGGCCACCGGGTCCGTATGGAATATACGGATTGGTTAAATGAAAACGAAGATTTCAAGCCACAAGAGGAGAACGGACAGTATGAGGATTGGTATATCGGTTCCGGACAAGGCAAAGAGGTATTCCGAAATAAATTTAACCACCATGCGTTTCAATATATAAGGATATCCGGTTTGGCGAAAGCCCCCGAGGAGGTAACCGGCTATCTGATTCATACGGATTATAAGGATGCCTCGTCTTTCGAGTGCTCGGATCCGGACTTGAATGCTATCTATGCGATGATCAAATATACTTTCAAGAACCTAGCTTTCAGTGGTTATATCGTAGACTGCCCGCATTATGAGCGTATGGGATACGGTGGGGATGGAAATGCCTCTTGTAAGAGTTTCCAGACATTGTATGAGGGCTCTTCCGTGTATATGAACTGGATGCAGATGTGGCAGGATTGCATCCGTGAGGATGGGGGTATGCCGCATTGCGTACCGAGTCCATACCCGGCGGGAGGTGGTCCGTATTGGTGTGGCTTTATTATCACGGGATCGTGGCAGACTTATTTGAATTATGGGGATAGCCGTCTGATCGAGCGATATTATCCGGTTATGCGACATTGGTTGCGTTATGTGGATGCGTATACGGTCGATGGATTGCTGAAACGTTGGCCGGATACGGATTATCGGGCATGGTATTTAGGGGATTGGTTGGCTCCGGCGGGTGTCGATTATACGGCGCAGTCATCGGTAGATCTGGTTAGTAACTGCTTTATAAGCGATTGCCTCACTACGATGGAGAAGATCGCGAAGGTATTGGGGAAAGCGGAGGATGCCGCTAAGTATAAAGAGCGTCGCCAACGATTGAACGAGCTTATCCAGAAGACTTTCTATGATCCGGAGAAGAAACAGTACGCTACAGGCTCCCAGATCGATCGGATTTATCCGATGTTGGTCGGCGTGACAGATGAACAGCATATGCCCGAGGTAAAGGAAGGTTTATATCGAGAGACATTGGAGAATTGCAAAGGGCATATCGGTTCCGGCTTGGTGGGTGTTACAATCTTGACCGATTGGGCGATAAAGGACGGAGAGGCCGATTTTCTCTATTCCATGCTGAAAAAGAGAGAGCTGCCGGGATATCTATATATGATCGATCAAGGGGCTTCTACGACTTGGGAATACTGGTCGGGAGAACGTAGTAAGGTTCATAATTGTTTCAATGGCATTGGCGCTTGGTTCTGTCAGGCGGTCGGAGGGATCTTGCCGGATGAGGATGAGCCGGGCTATAAACATTTCTTTATCAAACCTCAGATACCGAATGGCGTGACGTGGGCGAGGGCGGCGAGAGAGACCCCTTACGGTACGGCACGTGTGTCTTGGACTATGGAGAACCGATCGCTTTCCCTCGATCTGGAGATACCGGCGAATAGTATGGCGACCTTTATCGCTCCATTTAACGTATCGAATTGTGTGTTAGATGGGAATAATGTAGAAATATCGGCGGGTTCGATCCTGTTGGAAAGTGGAAAACACACGCTATCGCTGCCTGCGGAATAG
- a CDS encoding GH92 family glycosyl hydrolase, with protein sequence MFKCKQLLRRICVVSYVFLLCGGLVNASNLVSKTNTLIGTQGNGWASGYLYPGATYPFGMVQFTPTYFTKQLGFVINQLSGAGCDHMGNFPTLPIAGALRVSPDSILNMQTPVGKEIGTAGYYAATVDHSIRAELTVTERTGMARYTFSSKEKQGTVIIGGGVAATPIQVAAIKITGPHSCEGYAEGGAFCGIPTPYKVYFVAEFDADAESFGTWKEERLHANHTFAEGSHSGVYFTFPLKEGNQAVQYKIGVSYVSVENARENLRVENPAWDFSAVRQATQDKWNEYLGKIEVEGDNEDRQMQFYTHLYRSLIHPNVCSDVNGEYMGADSQVHKTARKFYTSFSNWDTYRTQTALIAMLAPEETSDIVMSHYLFAEQSGGGFPRWVLANIETGVMQGDPTPILVANAYAFGARNYDPRTLLRTMRYGAEVPGANSQGVLTRPGLEQYLEKGYYDASILLEYTSSDFAIGRFALQACNDEPVCNWYTQRAMNWKNLFNKETGWLQSRNEDGSWKRYDADWRESTYKNYFWMVPYDLQGLIDSIGGKEAAEKRLDEMFRRLDASYGDEWFASGNEPSFQIPWIYNWAGAPYKAQQVIRRILNEQYSSRVNGLPGNDDLGSMGAWYVFASIGLFPEIPGVGGFSVNSPVFRKIVLHLPEGDVIIKGGDEKKEYIHSLSLDGKKMEGTWIDWSDLYRGATLEYKLSGKPDKTWGTRIAPPSYGK encoded by the coding sequence ATGTTTAAATGTAAACAGCTTTTAAGGCGAATATGTGTGGTTAGCTATGTTTTCTTGTTGTGTGGAGGTTTGGTAAATGCGTCAAATCTCGTTTCTAAGACCAATACCCTGATAGGGACTCAAGGTAATGGGTGGGCTTCCGGATATTTGTATCCGGGGGCTACCTATCCCTTCGGTATGGTACAGTTTACCCCGACTTATTTCACGAAACAACTAGGCTTTGTCATCAATCAATTGAGTGGTGCGGGATGCGATCATATGGGAAATTTCCCTACGCTTCCGATTGCCGGAGCTTTACGGGTTTCTCCGGATAGTATCTTGAATATGCAGACTCCGGTCGGCAAGGAGATCGGAACGGCCGGTTATTACGCAGCCACCGTAGATCATTCTATACGTGCGGAATTAACCGTTACGGAACGTACGGGTATGGCTCGTTATACGTTTTCTTCCAAGGAAAAGCAGGGTACCGTGATTATCGGAGGAGGAGTAGCCGCTACCCCTATCCAAGTAGCCGCTATTAAGATTACGGGTCCTCATAGTTGCGAGGGATATGCGGAGGGTGGTGCTTTCTGTGGAATCCCAACTCCCTATAAGGTTTACTTTGTGGCTGAGTTCGATGCGGATGCGGAGAGTTTTGGTACATGGAAGGAGGAGCGACTACATGCGAATCATACGTTTGCGGAAGGCAGTCACTCGGGGGTGTATTTTACTTTTCCGTTGAAAGAGGGGAATCAGGCGGTGCAGTATAAGATCGGTGTTTCTTATGTCTCGGTGGAGAATGCCCGAGAGAATTTGAGGGTTGAGAATCCCGCTTGGGACTTCTCTGCGGTCCGTCAGGCGACGCAAGATAAATGGAATGAATACCTCGGGAAGATAGAGGTAGAGGGAGATAACGAGGATCGCCAAATGCAATTCTATACGCATCTATATCGTTCATTAATCCATCCGAATGTTTGTAGCGACGTGAATGGGGAATATATGGGGGCGGATAGCCAAGTGCATAAGACAGCCCGAAAATTCTATACCTCTTTCAGTAATTGGGATACGTATCGTACGCAGACTGCTTTGATCGCTATGCTAGCTCCCGAGGAGACCTCGGATATCGTTATGTCTCATTACTTATTTGCCGAGCAATCCGGTGGTGGCTTCCCTCGTTGGGTACTGGCGAATATAGAGACAGGTGTTATGCAGGGGGACCCGACTCCGATTCTTGTAGCCAATGCGTATGCGTTTGGAGCTCGCAACTATGATCCTCGAACTTTACTGCGGACTATGCGTTATGGAGCAGAAGTGCCGGGGGCTAATTCCCAAGGTGTTTTGACTCGACCGGGCTTGGAACAGTATTTGGAGAAAGGGTATTACGACGCTTCGATCTTACTGGAATATACATCTTCTGATTTTGCGATTGGCCGTTTCGCCTTGCAAGCCTGCAATGATGAGCCGGTTTGTAATTGGTATACGCAACGGGCGATGAACTGGAAGAATCTTTTTAATAAGGAGACCGGTTGGTTGCAGTCCCGAAACGAGGATGGTTCGTGGAAACGTTATGATGCGGATTGGCGGGAATCGACATATAAGAATTATTTCTGGATGGTACCTTATGATTTGCAAGGGTTGATCGATAGTATAGGAGGAAAGGAAGCGGCGGAGAAGCGTTTGGATGAGATGTTCCGACGTTTGGACGCTAGTTATGGAGATGAATGGTTCGCCTCCGGTAACGAGCCTAGTTTCCAAATCCCTTGGATTTATAATTGGGCGGGGGCTCCTTATAAGGCGCAACAAGTGATCCGGCGTATACTGAACGAACAATATAGTAGTCGTGTGAACGGTTTGCCGGGCAACGACGATTTAGGATCGATGGGAGCATGGTATGTCTTTGCCAGTATCGGTTTGTTTCCAGAGATTCCCGGAGTGGGAGGTTTCTCTGTGAATAGTCCGGTATTCCGTAAGATTGTTTTACATTTGCCCGAGGGAGACGTGATTATCAAAGGGGGTGATGAGAAAAAAGAGTATATCCATTCCTTAAGTCTTGATGGAAAGAAGATGGAGGGCACTTGGATTGATTGGTCGGATTTATATCGGGGGGCGACCTTGGAATATAAATTATCCGGGAAGCCGGATAAGACGTGGGGAACTCGGATAGCTCCCCCTTCATATGGAAAATAA